The following coding sequences are from one Carcharodon carcharias isolate sCarCar2 chromosome 11, sCarCar2.pri, whole genome shotgun sequence window:
- the LOC121284354 gene encoding P2Y purinoceptor 8-like, whose amino-acid sequence MKTNTTSLDNETLEMLTSNAIGIALPAIYLAVILISLPGNGISLWLLCFHTRPKTPLVIFMINLTITDILLAFFLPFQIAYHLNHCDWVFGKNLCTFLTTLFYANMYCSILTMTCISIERYVGVAYPIWYSKGRKRWHAMIICFGIWTILIIVLLPLEYSDLTFEVKQLNITTCFDVLKRDMLPNMKTWGLFLFTLFVLLFLIPFTITVICYTLVILKLSQASQTAHSERKRRAVYLAAIVLLVFVTCFAPNNIILLIHIIRRIRYNTGCYTAYKLTLSLSCLNSCLNPFVFCFASTEFQKLFHRFIGQRQSYGQRSPTEIQTKSVSFRS is encoded by the coding sequence ATGAAAACCAACACAACAAGCTTGGACAATGAGACCCTGGAGATGCTGACCAGCAATGCGATCGGAATCGCCCTTCCCGCCATTTACTTAGCAGTCATCCTCATCAGTCTGCCTGGCAATGGCATCTCCCTCTGGCTGCTTTGCTTCCACACACGGCCAAAGACTCCTTTAGTCATCTTCATGATCAACCTGACCATCACAGACATCTTGCTTGCCTTTTTTCTCCCCTTTCAGATTGCATATCACTTGAACCACTGTGACTGGGTCTTTGGCAAGAATCTCTGTACATTCCTTACCACCTTGTTTTATGCCAACATGTATTGCTCCATTTTGACAATGACTTGCATCAGCATTGAGCGCTATGTTGGGGTGGCATACCCAATTTGGTACTCGAAAGGGCGGAAAAGATGGCATGCTATGATTATCTGTTTTGGGATATGGACGATTTTAATAATTGTTTTATTACCCTTGGAATACAGTGATTTAACGTTTGAAGTTAAGCAGCTCAACATAACGACTTGCTTTGATGTTCTTAAAAGAGACATGCTTCCCAACATGAAAACATGGGGATTGTTCCTCTTCACCCTATTTGTGCTCCTCTTCCTGATCCCATTTACTATTACTGTCATATGTTACACGCTAGTAATACTAAAGCTGTCCCAAGCTTCTCAGACGGCACACAGTGAGCGCAAAAGAAGAGCTGTTTATTTAGCCGCTATCGTGCTCTTGGTTTTTGTTACATGCTTTGCACCCAACAACATCATTCTCTTAATTCACATTATACGAAGAATTCGGTACAACACAGGGTGCTACACAGCATACAAGTTGACCTTGTCACTAAGCTGTTTGAACAGTTGTCTCAACCCATTTGTTTTTTGTTTCGCTTCAACAGAATTCCAAAAACTTTTTCACCGTTTTATAGGTCAGAGGCAGTCATATGGTCAAAGGAGCCCAACAGAGATTCAGACAAAATCGGTCTCCTTTCGGAGTTAG